In Octopus bimaculoides isolate UCB-OBI-ISO-001 chromosome 14, ASM119413v2, whole genome shotgun sequence, the following are encoded in one genomic region:
- the LOC106878245 gene encoding zinc finger protein OZF, whose protein sequence is MEDMNLLETSNATGFNNIDSVTQTHSAEETLFNEASSERKSVEKMTAEYCCEICRKTFSSEHEVSVHKRIHKHNKGKKSHLCQICGKSFFKNWSLVVHIRHHTGECPYHCEICGKSFVTMSNLTTHKKVHIGERSYHCETCGKSFLYKSFLTRHRRKHTGEKPHTGEQSYHCDTCGKSFVASCYLKAHKRIHSGEKPFRCEICEKCFIDNSKLTRHKRIHSGENPFHCEICGKSFIDNSKLAIHVRRQHTGEKPYHCEVCDKCFVTSNNLITHRRIHTGENLLHCEICGQSFITKWNFVIHKRKHTGEKPYQCDICGKSFVTNNNLSTHRRIHTGEKLSECEVCGKSFVTNSSLVVHMRSHTGEKPYPCQICGKAFVNNSNLIIHMRRHTGEKPFHCEICKKSFISSSDLVIHLRTHTGEKPFCCEMCEKSFISSSLMKKHQRKHTSEKPFNCEI, encoded by the exons ATGGAGGACATGAATCTCTTGGAAACTTCTAACGCAACTGGTTTTAACAATATTGATTCTGTTACTCAAACTCATTCTGCTGAGGAAACTCTATTTAATGAAGCATCGTCTGAACGAAAATCAGTAGAGAAGATGACTGCTGAATACTGTTGCGAGATTTGCAGAAAAACCTTCTCTTCGGAACATGAAGTCTCCgttcacaaaagaatacataaacacaataaAGGGAAAAAATCACACCTGTGTCAaatttgtgggaaatctttttttaaaaattggagCCTCGTTGTCCATATACGTCATCACACTGGAGAATGTCCTtatcactgtgaaatttgtggaaagTCTTTTGTGACTATGAGTAATTTAACAACACATAAGAAAGTCCACATTGGAGAAAGGTCATATCACTGTGAAACATGTGGGAAATCTTTTCTCTATAAGAGTTTCTTGACAAGACACAGGAGAaaacacactggagaaaaacc ACATACAGGAGAACAGTCCTATCACTGTGATACGTGTGGGAAGTCTTTTGTTGCCAGCTGTTACTTAAAAGCACATAAAAGGATACACTCTGGAGAGAAACCCTTTCGGTGTGAAATCTGTGAAAAGTGCTTTATCGATAATAGTAAGTTAACAAGGCACAAAAGAATCCACAGTGGAGAAAACCCATTTCACTGTGAGATATGTGGGAAATCGTTCATCGATAATTCTAAACTCGCAATCCATGTTCGTAGAcaacacacaggagagaaaccatatcattgtgaagtATGTGATAAATGTTTTGTTACCAGTAATAATTTGATAACTCATAGAAGAATTCACACGGGAGAAAATCTGCTTCATTGTGAAATATGCGGACAATCTTTTATTACGAAATGGAATTTTGTCATTCACAAACGTAAACACAcgggggagaaaccatatcaatgtgacaTTTGTGGAAAGTCTTTTGTCACTAACAATAATTTATCGACTCACAGaagaatacacactggagaaaaattgTCTGAGTGTGAAGTGTGCGGCAAATCTTTTGTTACTAATTCAAGTCTTGTAGTTCATATGCGGAGTCACACCGGAGAAAAGCCTTATCCCTGTCAAATATGCGGGAAAGCTTTCGTTAATAATTCAAATCTTATTATCCATATGCGAagacacactggagaaaaacctttccaCTGCGAGATATGTAAAAAATCTTTCATTAGTAGTTCGGATCTTGTTATTCACCTGCGtacacacactggagaaaaaccattttgTTGCGAGATGTGTGAGAAATCATTTATTTCAAGCAGTCTCATGAAAAAACACCAACGAAAACACACAAGTGAGAAGCCTTTTAACTGTGAAATATGA